From Candidatus Methylomirabilota bacterium, one genomic window encodes:
- the atpH gene encoding ATP synthase F1 subunit delta encodes MRAREATARRYAKAVYELARDSGDSDAVGRELAQVAAIVGGEAAVHDVLTRPWIKPDDRRGIAAAIAQKAGARKLVQDFVGLVAERGRADHLPEIVSAYRALVDAEHGQARARVRSAVALTDQEKQELSARLERALGKRILLEERVDSTLLGGFVAQVGSLILDGSLDGQLARLRQRLAGG; translated from the coding sequence GTGCGCGCGCGCGAGGCGACGGCCCGGCGCTACGCCAAGGCGGTCTACGAGCTGGCCCGCGACAGCGGCGACAGCGACGCGGTCGGACGTGAGCTCGCGCAGGTCGCGGCCATCGTCGGCGGCGAGGCGGCGGTGCACGACGTGCTGACGCGGCCCTGGATCAAGCCCGACGATCGGCGGGGCATCGCGGCGGCGATCGCCCAGAAGGCGGGCGCGCGCAAGCTGGTCCAGGATTTCGTGGGGCTGGTGGCCGAGCGTGGCCGCGCGGATCACTTGCCCGAGATCGTGTCCGCGTATCGGGCACTGGTGGATGCCGAGCACGGGCAGGCGCGGGCTCGGGTGCGGTCGGCGGTCGCGCTCACCGACCAGGAGAAGCAGGAGCTCTCGGCGCGGCTCGAGCGAGCGCTCGGCAAGCGCATCCTGCTGGAGGAGCGCGTGGACTCGACGCTGCTGGGCGGCTTCGTCGCGCAGGTCGGCAGCCTCATTCTCGACGGCAGTCTCGACGGCCAGCTCGCGCGCCTGCGCCAGCGGCTCGCAGGGGGATAG